The following are from one region of the Roseimicrobium gellanilyticum genome:
- the serA gene encoding phosphoglycerate dehydrogenase, with product MAKFNILIAGNNDPISSIGIDLLKAEPSFDVTVNMNLKAEDAMVEASREAHAIIVRSGAKVTAKVLDAAKNLKVVGRAGVGVDNIDIPYASKRGVVVMNTPGGNTVSTAEHAFGLMMSLSRKVPQAHASVIGGKWERKNFQGAELNKKTLAVLGMGRIGTEFAKRAQAFGMTVVAYDPYLSANRAEMLKVELRDNLDDAVKDADFITMHMPLTPETKHMLNETRLRLCKKGVRVINCARGGLVDDNALAKLLEEGHVGGAALDVYEVEPPPADYALLKAPNVVFTPHLGASTEEAQESVGIEIAEQVKENLLHGTVVNAVNMPNVDPKTLAEIGPFLRFGEILGRLISQIAPQRAEFLRVNYSGNLGKMDTTLVSRGVLKGYLERPIGADQVNLINAVGTAENLGLRFTESRVPEPTEFSDLIEVEVGSGENKAVISGSFFGGDPRIVKINGRRVEATPEGTLLLLENDDRPGMIGAYGTILGKHQVNIANMSLSRNVEGGTALTLLTLDSTPPQAVIQELEKIPGVKRVYCMELE from the coding sequence ATGGCCAAGTTCAACATCCTCATCGCTGGAAACAACGACCCCATCTCGAGCATCGGCATTGACCTCCTGAAAGCGGAGCCCTCCTTTGACGTGACGGTGAACATGAACCTCAAGGCGGAGGATGCCATGGTGGAGGCCTCTCGCGAGGCCCACGCCATCATCGTGCGCAGTGGCGCCAAGGTGACCGCCAAGGTGCTGGACGCCGCCAAGAACCTGAAGGTCGTGGGTCGCGCCGGTGTGGGCGTGGATAACATCGACATCCCCTACGCCTCGAAGCGTGGTGTCGTGGTCATGAACACCCCTGGTGGTAACACCGTATCGACCGCGGAGCATGCGTTTGGCCTCATGATGTCCCTCTCGCGCAAGGTGCCCCAGGCGCACGCCTCGGTCATCGGCGGCAAGTGGGAGCGCAAGAATTTCCAGGGCGCCGAGCTCAACAAGAAGACCCTTGCCGTGCTCGGCATGGGCCGCATCGGCACAGAGTTCGCCAAGCGCGCTCAGGCCTTCGGCATGACCGTGGTGGCTTATGACCCGTACCTCAGCGCCAACCGCGCCGAGATGCTGAAGGTCGAGCTGCGTGACAATCTCGATGACGCGGTGAAGGACGCCGACTTCATCACCATGCACATGCCGCTCACTCCTGAGACGAAGCACATGCTCAATGAGACCCGCCTCCGCCTCTGCAAAAAGGGCGTGCGTGTCATCAACTGCGCACGTGGCGGCCTCGTGGACGACAATGCGCTGGCCAAGCTCCTGGAAGAAGGCCACGTGGGTGGCGCGGCGCTGGACGTGTATGAAGTGGAGCCTCCGCCCGCCGATTACGCGCTGCTGAAGGCCCCGAACGTGGTCTTCACCCCGCACCTCGGTGCTTCGACCGAAGAAGCGCAGGAGAGCGTGGGCATCGAAATCGCCGAGCAGGTGAAGGAAAACCTCCTGCACGGCACCGTGGTGAACGCGGTGAACATGCCGAACGTGGACCCAAAGACCCTCGCGGAAATCGGACCCTTCCTGCGCTTCGGTGAAATCCTGGGCCGCCTCATTTCCCAAATCGCCCCGCAGCGCGCCGAGTTCCTGCGCGTGAATTACAGCGGCAATCTGGGCAAGATGGATACCACGCTCGTCTCGCGCGGCGTGCTGAAGGGTTACCTCGAGCGCCCCATCGGTGCCGACCAGGTGAACCTCATCAACGCTGTCGGCACCGCCGAGAACCTCGGTCTGCGCTTCACGGAAAGCCGCGTGCCTGAGCCCACGGAATTCAGCGACCTCATCGAGGTGGAAGTCGGCAGTGGCGAAAACAAGGCCGTCATCAGCGGTTCCTTCTTCGGTGGCGACCCGCGTATTGTGAAAATCAATGGCCGCCGTGTGGAAGCCACGCCGGAAGGCACGCTCCTTCTCCTGGAGAATGACGACCGCCCCGGCATGATCGGCGCGTACGGCACCATTCTGGGCAAGCACCAGGTGAACATTGCGAACATGTCCCTGAGCCGCAACGTGGAAGGCGGCACCGCCCTCACGCTGCTCACCCTCGACTCCACGCCTCCCCAGGCGGTCATCCAGGAACT
- a CDS encoding efflux RND transporter periplasmic adaptor subunit, giving the protein MPENTPQTQNQLSEPQGDSPPWDAKRNKPKGAFLRKLITWAGILGLVALVAMGLMPKPIEVELGKVARGPLTVHVVEEGKTRIRNRYVVSAPIAGQMRRVPLKAGDEVIAGKTVIATIEPVLASLLDPRTRVQAEARIKTAEATRARAVESLDMSKTAEKFAVANWERTQKLKTSGSISETDRDNAERDYELKQREVRAADFALKVAEFELEQAKAALLQLDAPNASDKAAELPVYSPVSGRVLKVMQESAMVVTPGLAILEVGDPADIEIEAEILSRDAVAIKKGAKVQVEQWGDDQPLDAIVRLVEPAAFTKVSALGVEEQRVYVLSDLKNPPDKAKALGDRYRVEVRVAVWHKDDVLLVPSGALFREGVDWKTFVYEGGKAKKVSLEAGRSDGRMTEVVNGLELGTQVLLHPPDTVKDGVMVTERKVE; this is encoded by the coding sequence ATGCCAGAAAATACCCCCCAGACCCAGAATCAACTCAGCGAACCCCAAGGCGACAGCCCGCCGTGGGATGCGAAACGCAACAAGCCGAAAGGAGCCTTCCTCCGCAAGCTCATCACGTGGGCCGGAATCCTCGGTCTCGTGGCACTCGTCGCCATGGGACTCATGCCAAAGCCGATTGAAGTCGAGCTGGGCAAAGTCGCACGTGGGCCCCTCACCGTGCATGTGGTGGAGGAAGGGAAGACACGCATCCGCAATCGTTACGTCGTCTCCGCGCCCATCGCGGGCCAGATGCGTCGTGTGCCATTGAAGGCGGGTGATGAAGTCATCGCGGGCAAGACGGTTATCGCCACCATCGAGCCCGTGCTTGCCTCGCTGCTGGACCCGCGCACGCGCGTGCAGGCGGAAGCGCGCATCAAGACGGCCGAGGCCACACGGGCGCGTGCCGTGGAGTCGCTCGACATGTCCAAGACGGCAGAAAAATTCGCCGTGGCAAACTGGGAACGCACGCAGAAGCTGAAGACCTCCGGCAGCATCTCCGAAACGGACCGCGACAATGCGGAGCGTGACTATGAACTGAAGCAACGTGAGGTGCGCGCAGCGGACTTTGCGCTGAAGGTGGCTGAGTTCGAACTGGAGCAGGCCAAGGCCGCGCTGCTGCAACTCGATGCCCCCAACGCCTCGGACAAGGCGGCGGAGTTGCCGGTGTACTCACCGGTGAGTGGTCGCGTGCTGAAAGTCATGCAGGAGAGCGCCATGGTGGTGACTCCAGGGCTGGCGATTCTGGAAGTGGGCGACCCGGCGGACATCGAGATCGAGGCGGAGATTCTCTCCCGCGATGCTGTGGCCATCAAGAAGGGGGCCAAGGTGCAGGTGGAGCAGTGGGGCGATGACCAGCCGCTTGATGCGATTGTGCGCCTCGTGGAGCCTGCGGCGTTTACGAAGGTCTCCGCGCTGGGCGTGGAGGAGCAGCGCGTGTACGTCCTGAGCGATCTGAAGAATCCCCCGGACAAGGCCAAGGCCCTCGGCGACCGCTACCGGGTGGAAGTGCGCGTGGCCGTGTGGCACAAGGATGACGTACTGCTCGTGCCCTCCGGCGCGCTCTTCCGTGAGGGCGTGGACTGGAAGACCTTTGTCTATGAAGGCGGCAAGGCGAAGAAAGTGAGCCTTGAGGCTGGCCGGAGTGACGGCCGGATGACCGAAGTGGTGAATGGGCTGGAACTGGGTACCCAGGTGCTCCTGCACCCGCCGGATACGGTGAAGGATGGGGTGATGGTGACGGAGCGGAAGGTGGAGTGA
- a CDS encoding ABC transporter permease has translation MLSPLDRKLFRDLGRMKGQLVAVSLVMACGLAMMIMTRSLILTLDSTRNAYYQRYGMADIFGTLKRAPLAMADRLAKIPGVAAVEPRVVVDVTLDLPGIPEPATGHIVSLPDDGKVQVLNRIFMRKGRLPQLGERREVVVSEAFADANFLKPGDSVVAVINGRRDSLVIVGIGLSPEFVFEARAGETLPDNKRYGVFWMNYQAVAVAYNLDGAFNDFAADLAPNAASGPVIAQMDQLLANYGAFGAYTRADHPSAKRLDDEIRVLQALSVAYPVIFLSVAAFMVNAVLARLVRLQREQIAQLKALGYSSAQVGMHYMKYALVIVVMGTILGGVAGSKMGGGLVNLYTMFFRFPELHFRMDTGALATALLISAGAASLGVLKVVRAAVKLPPAEAMRPEPPADFKPSLAERLGLTKHFSPGFRMALRNIERKPWQAVFTVCGLSLATGLMVLPGAMSDSIDYLLTYQWNEVQRQDVVVFLTEPGGGKAFHDLEHMPGVLRAEPIRSVQSRLRYGHHYRKLAITGMPKTSHLNRLLDANGKIIHLPEDGIVMSKALAEVIGAKIGDEVQIEVLEGQRPKRTAPIRGLIEDFAGVAAYMDLDALRRLMREGDTINGAYLTVDKAKWETFMREAKETPRASIVLVKQDQLKAFRETTGQSIGILRQLYFTLAVIVAFGVVYNSARIALSERQRDLATLRVVGFTQREVAGVLLGELTLLVATALPLGLLFGKGLTTFIISSFSTETVRMPLVINATSYTIAIIVVTSAAAMSFMVVSRMLKKLDLVGVLKARD, from the coding sequence ATGCTCTCCCCACTCGATCGCAAGCTGTTCCGGGACCTGGGCCGTATGAAGGGCCAGCTCGTCGCGGTCAGTCTGGTGATGGCGTGCGGACTCGCAATGATGATCATGACGCGGTCACTGATCCTCACGCTCGACTCCACACGGAATGCCTACTACCAGCGCTACGGCATGGCGGACATCTTCGGCACGCTGAAGCGTGCACCGCTGGCCATGGCGGACCGGCTCGCCAAGATTCCTGGCGTGGCTGCAGTGGAACCACGGGTGGTAGTGGATGTGACGCTGGACCTACCCGGCATTCCCGAGCCTGCCACGGGCCACATCGTTTCTCTTCCAGATGATGGAAAGGTGCAGGTGCTCAATCGCATCTTCATGCGCAAGGGTCGCCTGCCGCAGCTTGGCGAACGACGTGAGGTGGTGGTGAGCGAGGCCTTTGCCGATGCCAATTTCCTGAAACCCGGCGACAGCGTGGTGGCGGTCATCAATGGACGCCGCGACTCGTTGGTCATCGTGGGCATTGGCCTGTCTCCGGAGTTTGTGTTCGAAGCGCGTGCTGGCGAGACGCTGCCAGACAACAAACGGTATGGCGTCTTCTGGATGAACTACCAGGCGGTGGCGGTGGCCTACAACCTCGATGGCGCCTTCAATGACTTCGCCGCCGACCTCGCCCCGAATGCGGCGTCGGGCCCCGTGATTGCGCAGATGGACCAGTTGCTGGCGAACTACGGAGCCTTCGGCGCGTACACGCGCGCAGACCACCCTTCCGCCAAACGACTCGATGATGAAATCCGCGTGCTACAGGCGCTCTCCGTGGCCTATCCCGTGATCTTCCTGAGTGTGGCGGCATTCATGGTGAATGCGGTGCTCGCGCGACTGGTGCGACTGCAGCGTGAGCAGATCGCGCAGCTCAAGGCGCTGGGATACTCCTCCGCGCAGGTGGGCATGCACTACATGAAGTATGCCCTGGTTATTGTGGTGATGGGCACCATCCTTGGCGGCGTCGCGGGAAGCAAGATGGGCGGTGGCCTGGTGAATCTGTACACCATGTTCTTCCGCTTCCCGGAGCTGCACTTTCGCATGGATACGGGAGCACTGGCCACGGCTTTGCTCATCAGCGCGGGTGCGGCCTCGCTGGGTGTGCTGAAGGTAGTTCGTGCGGCGGTGAAGCTGCCGCCTGCGGAAGCGATGCGTCCGGAGCCGCCCGCGGACTTCAAGCCCTCGCTCGCCGAGCGCCTGGGACTCACGAAACACTTCAGCCCTGGTTTCCGCATGGCATTGCGAAACATCGAGCGCAAGCCGTGGCAGGCTGTCTTCACCGTGTGCGGTCTCTCTCTTGCCACCGGTCTCATGGTGCTGCCGGGCGCCATGAGTGACAGCATCGACTACCTGCTGACCTACCAGTGGAATGAAGTGCAGCGGCAGGATGTCGTCGTCTTCCTCACCGAGCCGGGTGGTGGCAAGGCCTTCCATGATTTGGAACACATGCCCGGAGTGCTGCGCGCGGAACCGATACGCAGTGTGCAATCGCGCCTGCGCTATGGCCACCACTACCGCAAGCTCGCGATCACGGGTATGCCGAAGACCTCCCATCTCAACCGGCTGCTCGATGCGAATGGCAAGATCATCCACCTGCCCGAGGATGGCATCGTGATGTCCAAGGCGCTCGCGGAGGTCATCGGCGCGAAGATTGGTGATGAAGTGCAGATTGAGGTGCTGGAAGGCCAGCGCCCCAAGCGCACAGCGCCGATTCGTGGTCTCATTGAGGACTTTGCCGGCGTGGCTGCCTACATGGATCTCGATGCGCTGCGCCGTCTCATGCGTGAGGGAGATACCATCAACGGCGCCTACCTCACCGTGGACAAGGCGAAGTGGGAGACCTTCATGCGTGAGGCGAAGGAGACGCCACGTGCTTCCATCGTGCTGGTGAAGCAGGACCAGCTCAAGGCCTTCCGCGAAACCACAGGACAGAGCATCGGCATTCTGCGCCAGCTTTACTTCACCCTGGCGGTGATTGTGGCCTTCGGCGTGGTGTACAACAGCGCCCGCATCGCCCTTTCCGAGCGGCAGCGCGACCTCGCCACGCTGCGCGTGGTGGGCTTCACCCAGCGTGAGGTGGCCGGAGTACTGCTGGGCGAGCTCACTCTGCTGGTGGCCACGGCCCTGCCGCTGGGCCTGCTTTTCGGCAAGGGGCTCACGACTTTCATCATCAGTTCGTTCAGCACCGAAACCGTCCGCATGCCGCTGGTCATCAATGCCACGAGCTACACCATCGCCATCATCGTGGTCACCAGCGCGGCGGCCATGTCCTTCATGGTGGTGAGCCGCATGCTGAAGAAGCTCGACCTCGTGGGCGTGCTGAAGGCCCGTGATTGA
- a CDS encoding ABC transporter ATP-binding protein: MPASDTLSSAPTTTPAKGALVFEARKVRKVYHTGELDVVALHGVDLDFYSGELVVLLGASGSGKSTLLNILGGLDVPTSGHLNYKGWPLTNAEEKTLTLFRRNCVGFVFQFYNLIPSLTARENVALITDIARDPMKPEEALELVGLKARMDHFPSQLSGGEQQRVAIARAIAKKPEVLLCDEPTGALDVHTGITVLEAVEQINRELGTLTVVITHNAAMAEMADRVLHLSDGQIIKQRHNETRMPVRSLQW; this comes from the coding sequence GTGCCTGCATCTGACACGTTATCCTCCGCGCCGACCACCACCCCGGCCAAGGGCGCTCTTGTATTTGAGGCCCGCAAAGTACGCAAGGTCTACCACACCGGTGAGCTGGATGTGGTGGCGCTGCATGGCGTGGACCTCGACTTCTACTCCGGCGAACTCGTCGTGCTGCTGGGTGCGTCCGGCAGTGGGAAGTCCACCCTGTTGAACATCCTTGGCGGACTGGACGTGCCCACCTCCGGCCACTTGAACTACAAGGGCTGGCCACTCACGAATGCGGAGGAGAAGACACTCACGCTCTTCCGTCGCAACTGCGTGGGGTTCGTTTTCCAGTTCTACAACCTCATCCCGAGTCTCACCGCGAGGGAGAATGTCGCGCTCATCACGGACATCGCACGCGACCCGATGAAGCCCGAAGAGGCACTGGAGTTGGTGGGATTGAAGGCCCGCATGGATCACTTCCCCTCCCAACTCTCCGGCGGTGAGCAGCAGCGTGTGGCCATTGCACGTGCCATTGCCAAGAAGCCCGAGGTGCTGCTGTGCGACGAACCCACCGGCGCGCTGGACGTGCATACGGGCATCACGGTACTGGAGGCCGTGGAGCAGATCAATCGCGAGCTCGGCACGCTCACGGTGGTGATCACCCACAACGCGGCCATGGCTGAGATGGCGGATCGCGTGCTGCATCTTTCCGACGGACAGATCATCAAACAACGGCACAATGAGACCCGCATGCCGGTGAGGAGTTTGCAGTGGTAG
- a CDS encoding site-specific tyrosine recombinase translates to MQQEIDSFILHLATERGLSTNYQLLVTQVLTRFASWMQMKHKKGAVADVVTDDITDYLGMRKGDGIAASSLRIELVAIKIFFRWLAVRGLRKGDPAEPVLPPRVEARLPETLNEQDVGKLLESVQGHEPLDLRDRAMLELTYASGLRVSEVTGTKLENLNLDEGWIRVTGKGNKTRLIPVGQEARASVQRYLNSARPKLVKPKTQSWIFINRNGGKLTTARIWQIFRERAEQAGIDPDRVHPHLLRHSFATHLLGNGADLRVIQEMLGHADIATTQIYTHVDQNRLKDTHRRFHPRR, encoded by the coding sequence GTGCAGCAAGAAATCGACAGCTTCATCCTTCACCTCGCCACCGAGCGTGGGCTGTCGACGAACTATCAATTGCTTGTCACCCAGGTGCTCACCCGCTTCGCATCATGGATGCAAATGAAGCATAAGAAAGGCGCCGTGGCAGATGTGGTGACGGATGACATCACAGACTACCTTGGAATGCGCAAGGGCGATGGCATCGCGGCCTCCAGCCTGCGCATCGAGCTGGTCGCGATCAAAATCTTCTTCCGCTGGCTTGCCGTGCGAGGCCTGCGTAAAGGCGACCCTGCGGAGCCGGTTCTGCCTCCGCGTGTGGAAGCGCGCCTGCCCGAAACACTCAATGAACAGGATGTGGGCAAATTGCTCGAATCCGTGCAAGGCCACGAGCCTCTCGACCTTCGCGACCGCGCCATGCTGGAACTCACGTATGCCAGCGGGCTCCGCGTGAGCGAGGTCACCGGTACGAAATTGGAAAACCTCAATCTCGATGAAGGCTGGATCCGCGTGACCGGCAAGGGAAACAAGACCCGCCTCATCCCCGTGGGGCAGGAGGCACGGGCATCGGTGCAGCGGTATCTGAATTCTGCACGACCCAAATTGGTGAAGCCGAAGACACAGAGCTGGATTTTCATCAATCGGAATGGCGGCAAGCTGACCACTGCTCGCATCTGGCAAATCTTCCGCGAGCGCGCGGAGCAGGCGGGTATCGACCCCGACCGCGTCCATCCGCACTTGCTGCGCCACAGCTTTGCCACGCACCTGCTGGGGAATGGCGCGGACCTCCGCGTCATTCAGGAGATGCTTGGACACGCCGATATCGCCACCACGCAAATCTATACCCATGTGGACCAGAACCGTCTGAAGGACACGCACCGCCGCTTCCATCCGCGAAGGTAA
- a CDS encoding DUF6268 family outer membrane beta-barrel protein: MRRFLSFLPLFVAVSTTVTGLHAGEVVSPKAHTQAAAATTGTDEALLREFLAPELAFRYDYDFPMSLENAPGEYSMHEFRTSVPLPPVITDTFVLMAKLNYRLFLADVDTTVLNEDLDLHTLRLPIQAAWLSPSSPWLAAAYVEPGFSTDFNQVNSDAFDLSAGFGIGYRFSPNFMAAVGGGYSRNYGDDEFFPVLALLWRVNDRFTVTFSPDGLIPSYKVNDDLYIKLRAELIGGRWLIEDEEGRERILRLQGASATLQAEQRLFKDCWLTLGVGINALSELRIEDSDERELLDEDLEEGVVIRTGLKWVF, from the coding sequence ATGCGTCGCTTCCTCTCCTTCCTGCCGTTGTTCGTCGCTGTCTCCACCACCGTCACAGGCTTGCATGCCGGTGAAGTGGTTTCCCCCAAGGCCCACACCCAGGCCGCAGCCGCCACCACCGGCACGGATGAGGCTCTGCTCCGTGAGTTTCTCGCCCCTGAACTGGCGTTCCGGTACGACTATGATTTCCCCATGTCGCTGGAGAATGCGCCCGGCGAGTACTCCATGCATGAGTTCCGCACCAGCGTCCCGCTTCCTCCGGTGATTACGGATACCTTCGTCCTCATGGCGAAGTTGAACTACCGTCTCTTCCTCGCGGACGTGGATACCACCGTGCTCAATGAGGATCTCGACCTGCACACCCTGCGCCTGCCCATCCAGGCCGCATGGCTCTCACCCTCCAGTCCCTGGCTTGCTGCCGCCTATGTGGAGCCCGGCTTCTCCACGGACTTCAATCAAGTCAACAGCGATGCCTTCGACCTCTCTGCCGGTTTCGGCATTGGCTATCGTTTCTCACCCAACTTCATGGCAGCCGTGGGTGGAGGCTACTCACGCAACTACGGCGATGACGAATTCTTCCCCGTGCTCGCCCTCCTCTGGCGTGTGAATGATCGCTTCACCGTCACCTTCTCCCCGGATGGCCTCATTCCCTCCTACAAGGTGAACGACGACCTCTACATCAAGCTGCGCGCCGAACTCATCGGCGGTCGCTGGCTTATCGAAGATGAAGAGGGCCGCGAGCGCATCCTCCGCCTCCAAGGCGCCAGCGCCACCCTTCAAGCCGAACAGCGCCTCTTCAAGGATTGCTGGCTCACCCTCGGCGTCGGTATCAATGCCCTCTCCGAACTCCGCATCGAAGACAGTGATGAACGAGAACTGCTGGATGAAGACCTCGAAGAAGGGGTGGTCATCCGCACGGGACTGAAGTGGGTGTTTTAG
- a CDS encoding acetylxylan esterase, translated as MHASSRLSAALLAGSLAMASTSFTAHAQERPGINYDEAKAGGIPNLDPLTASDGTKITTKEQWLEKRKPELMKLFASEVYGKTPEGQGVETKAQLVGQDTAAFGGKAIMRQVKLTFSSSRNGRKAIADLLIYIPKGLTKPAPAFVQLNFGGNHYTTSDPSIPISDAWFRNDKDGNYVNNKATEKSRNSGERRWPYKEIIERGYAVCTAYYGDFDPDFDDGFQNGVQPLFYKDGQTKPAADEWGSIGAWAWGMSRMADYLQGVPEVDGKKLISVGHSRLGKTSLWAGAQDERFGIVVSNDSGAGGAALSKRIFGETVAVLNKSFPHWFCDNFNKYSDNEKDLPVDQHELIALMTPRPVYIASATEDNWADQKGEFLGGKLAEPVYALFSLKGLGVDEPPAPDKSVGDAIGYHNRTGKHDILLYDWEQYMNFADKHWGKPQ; from the coding sequence ATGCACGCATCCTCCCGTCTTTCCGCCGCGCTCCTCGCTGGCAGCCTCGCGATGGCTTCCACGTCTTTTACTGCGCACGCCCAAGAGCGCCCCGGCATCAACTACGATGAAGCCAAGGCTGGTGGCATCCCGAATCTGGATCCGCTGACGGCATCCGACGGCACGAAGATCACCACCAAGGAACAGTGGCTGGAGAAGCGGAAGCCGGAACTCATGAAGCTCTTCGCGAGCGAGGTGTATGGGAAGACACCGGAGGGCCAGGGGGTTGAAACCAAGGCCCAGTTGGTGGGTCAGGATACCGCGGCATTTGGCGGCAAGGCGATCATGCGCCAGGTGAAGTTGACCTTTTCTTCAAGCAGGAATGGCCGCAAGGCCATAGCAGACCTCCTCATCTACATCCCCAAGGGCCTCACCAAACCCGCACCTGCCTTCGTGCAGCTGAACTTCGGCGGCAATCATTATACGACCAGTGACCCCAGCATTCCCATCTCGGATGCCTGGTTCCGCAATGACAAGGATGGCAACTACGTGAACAACAAGGCCACCGAGAAGAGCCGTAACAGCGGTGAACGACGCTGGCCGTACAAGGAAATCATCGAGCGCGGCTATGCTGTGTGCACAGCTTACTACGGCGACTTTGATCCGGATTTTGATGATGGCTTCCAGAATGGGGTGCAGCCACTCTTCTACAAGGATGGCCAGACCAAGCCTGCTGCGGACGAGTGGGGTAGCATTGGCGCGTGGGCCTGGGGTATGAGCCGCATGGCAGACTACCTGCAGGGCGTGCCGGAAGTGGATGGCAAAAAACTCATCTCAGTGGGCCACTCCCGCCTGGGCAAGACTTCTCTCTGGGCGGGTGCGCAGGATGAGCGCTTCGGCATTGTCGTCAGCAATGACTCCGGCGCTGGCGGCGCAGCACTCAGCAAGCGCATTTTCGGTGAGACCGTGGCCGTGCTGAACAAGAGCTTCCCGCACTGGTTCTGCGACAACTTCAACAAGTACTCTGACAACGAAAAGGACCTGCCCGTGGACCAGCATGAGCTCATCGCCCTCATGACCCCACGTCCTGTGTATATCGCCAGCGCGACCGAGGACAACTGGGCTGACCAAAAGGGAGAGTTCCTCGGCGGCAAACTCGCCGAGCCCGTGTACGCCCTCTTCAGCCTCAAAGGACTCGGCGTGGATGAACCACCGGCACCCGACAAGAGCGTGGGCGACGCCATCGGCTACCACAACCGTACCGGCAAGCATGACATCCTCCTCTACGACTGGGAGCAGTACATGAACTTCGCCGACAAGCACTGGGGCAAGCCGCAGTAA
- a CDS encoding catalase-related domain-containing protein produces the protein MNTRLPEDPSTELAISSHGPVLMQDFGLIEKMAHFARERIYAQAGNLFRRMTSEARQRLFGNVARLMGSVPRETQMRAICHFYRADVNYGIGAANALGINIEQEMSKMAAASA, from the coding sequence ATGAACACTCGATTGCCCGAAGATCCGTCCACGGAACTTGCCATCAGCTCGCATGGCCCGGTGCTCATGCAGGACTTCGGGCTCATCGAAAAGATGGCCCACTTCGCGCGGGAACGGATCTACGCGCAAGCGGGCAATCTTTTCCGCCGCATGACTTCGGAGGCAAGACAGCGTCTCTTTGGCAACGTCGCCCGTCTCATGGGCTCGGTGCCACGGGAAACCCAGATGCGCGCCATCTGCCACTTTTACCGTGCGGATGTGAACTACGGCATCGGTGCCGCCAATGCCCTTGGCATCAACATCGAGCAGGAGATGTCCAAGATGGCTGCTGCCTCCGCCTGA